The following proteins are co-located in the Gorilla gorilla gorilla isolate KB3781 chromosome 18, NHGRI_mGorGor1-v2.1_pri, whole genome shotgun sequence genome:
- the TAF1C gene encoding TATA box-binding protein-associated factor RNA polymerase I subunit C isoform X1 produces the protein MMDFPGSLRPALFLTGPLGLSDVPDVSFMCSWQDALTLPEAQPQNSENGALHVTKDLLWEPATPGPLPMLPPLIDPWDPGLTARDLLFRGGYRYRKRPRVVLDVTEQISRFLWDHGDVAFAPLGKLMLENFKLEGAGSRTKKKTVVSVKKLLQDLGGHQPWGCPWAYLSNRQRRFSILGGPILGTSVASHLAELLHEELVLRWEQLLLDEACTGGALAWVPGRTPQFGQLVYPAGGALDRLHFQEVVLTPGDNPQFLGKPGRIQLQGPVRQVVTCTVQGESKALIYTFLPHWLTCYLTPDPFHPSSALLAVRSDYHCAVWKFGKQWQPTLLQAMQVEKGATGISLSPHLPGELAICSRSGAVCLWSPEDGLQQIYKDPETLVFRDSSSWRWADFTAHPRVLTVGDRTGVKMLDTQGPPGCGLLLFRLGAEASCQKGERVLLTQYLGHSSPKCLPPTLHLICTQFSLYLVDERLPLVPMLKWNHGLPSPLLLARLLPPPRPSCVQPLLLGGQGGQLQLLHLAGEGASVPRLAGPPQSLPSRTDSLPAFPLLEPKIQWRLQERLKAPTIGLAAVVPPLPSAPTPGLVLFQLSAAGDVFYQQLRPQVDSSLRRDAGPPGDTQPDCRAPTASWTSQDTAGCSQWLKALLKVPLAPPVWTAPTFTHHQMLGSTELRREEEEGQRLGVLRKAMARGRLLLQRDLGSLPAAEPPPAPESGLEDKLSERLGEAWAGRGAAWWERQQGRTSEPGRQTRGPKRRTQLSSSFSLSGHVDPSEDTSPPHSPEWPPADALPLPPVTPPSQELTPDACAQGIPSEQRQMLRDYMVKLPPQRDTPGCAATHAHSQASSVRATRSQQHTPVLSGSQPLRKKPRMGF, from the exons AT GATGGACTTCCCCGGCTCCCTCCGCCCTGCGTTGTTTCTGACCGGCCCCCTTGGTCTGAGCGACGTCCCTGACGTCTCTTTCATGTGCAGCTGGCAAGACGCGCTGACTCTGCCAGAGGCCCAGCCCCAGAACTCAGAG AATGGGGCACTGCATGTGACCAAGGACCTGCTGTGGGAGCCGGCAACCCCTGGGCCTCTCCCCATGCTGCCTCCCCTCATCG ATCCCTGGGACCCTGGCCTGACTGCCCGGGACCTGCTTTTCCGCGGAGGGTACCGGTATCGGAAGCGGCCCCGAGTCGTGCTGGATGTTACTGAGCAG atCAGCCGGTTCCTCTGGGATCATGGAGACGTAGCCTTTGCGCCCCTGGGGAAGCTGATGCTGGAGAATTTCAAGCTGGAGGGAGCAGGG AGCCGCACTAAGAAGAAGACAGTGGTCAGTGTGAAGAAGTTGCTCCAGGACCTCGGTGGACACCAGCCCTGGGG GTGTCCCTGGGCTTACCTCAGCAACCGACAGCGCCGCTTCTCTATCCTCGGGGGCCCCATCCTGGGCACGTCGGTGGCGAGCCACTTGGCAGAGCTGCTGCATGAGGAGCTGGTGCTGCGGTGGGAGCAGCTGCTTCTGGATGAGGCCTGCACTGGAGGCGCGCTGGCCTGGGTTCCTGGAAGGACACCCCAGTTCGGGCAGCTGGTCTACCCTGCTGGAGGCGCCCTGGACAGGCTGC ATTTCCAAGAGGTCGTTCTGACCCCAGGTGACAATCCCCAATTCCTTGGGAAACCTGGACGCATCCAGCTCCAGGGACCTGTCCGGCAGGTGGTGACATGCACCGTCCAGGGAGAAAGTAAGGCCCTTATATACACTTTCCTCCCTCACTGGCTGACCTGCTACCTGACCCCTGACCCTTTCCATCCCTCCTCAGCTCTGCTGGCCGTCCGCTCTGACTACCACTGTGCCGTGTGGAAGTTTGGTAAACAGTGGCAGCCAACCCTTCTGCAGGCAATGCAGGTGGAGAAAGGGGCCACAGGGATCAGCCTCAG CCCTCACCTGCCCGGGGAGCTGGCCATCTGCAGCCGCTCAGGAGCCGTCTGCCTGTGGAGCCCTGAGGATGG GCTGCAGCAAATCTACAAGGACCCTGAGACCCTCGTGTTCCGGGACTCCTCTTCGTGGCGTTGGGCAGACTTCACTGCACACCCTCGGGTGCTGACCGTGGGTGACCGCACCGGAGTGAAGATGCTCGACACTCAG GGCCCGCCGGGCTGTGGTCTGTTGCTTTTTCGTTTGGGGGCAGAGGCTTCGTGCCAGAAAGGGGAACGTGTCCTGCTTACCCAGTACCTGGGGCACTCCAGCCCCAAATGCCTCCCCCCTACTCTTCATCTCATCTGTACCCAG TTCTCTCTCTACCTAGTGGACGAGCGCCTTCCCCTGGTGCCGATGCTGAAGTGGAACCATGGCCTCCCCTCCCCGCTCCTGctggcccgactgctgcctccgCCCCGGCCCAGCTGCGTGCAGCCCCTGCTCcttggaggccagggtgggcagctgcagctgctgcaCCTGGCAG GAGAAGGGGCGTCGGTGCCCCGCCTGGCAGGCCCCCCCCAGTCTCTTCCTTCCAGGACCGACTCCCTCCCTGCATTTCCTCTGCTGGAGCCTAAGATCCAGTGGCGGCTGCAGGAGCGCCTGAAAGCACCGACCATAG GTCTGGCTGCCGTCGTCCCGCCCTTGCCCTCAGCGCCCACACCAGGCCTGGTGCTCTTCCAGCTCTCGGCGGCGGGAGATGTCTTCTATCAGCAGCTCCGCCCCCAGGTGGACTCCAGCCTCCGCAGAGATGCTGGGCCTCCTGGCGACACCCAACCTGACTGCCGTGCCCCCACAGCTTCCTGGACCTCCCAGGACACTGCCGGCTGCAGCCAGTGGCTGAAGGCCCTGCTAAAAGTGCCCCTGGCTCCTCCTGTGTGGACAGCACCCACCTTCACCCACCACCAGATGCTGGGCAGCACAGAGCTgcggagggaggaagaggaagggcagCGGCTGGGTGTGCTCCGCAAGGCCATGGCCCGAGGGCGGCTCCTGCTGCAGAGAGACCTAGGCTCCCTCCCTGCGGCAGAGCCACCCCCTGCACCCGAGTCAGGCCTAGAGGACAAGCTCAGTGAGCGCCTGGGGGAAGCCTGGGCAGGCCGAGGGGCTGCCTGGTGGGAGAGGCAGCAGGGCAGGACCTCAGAGCCCGGGAGACAGACCAGGGGGCCCAAGCGCCGGACCCAGCTGTCCAGCAGCTTTTCGCTCAGTGGCCATGTGGATCCCTCAGAGGACACCAGCCCCCCTCATAGCCCTGAGTGGCCACCTGCTGATGCTCTGCCCCTGCCCCCCGTGACCCCGCCCTCCCAGGAGTTGACTCCGGATGCATGCGCCCAGGGCATCCCATCAGAGCAGCGGCAGATGCTCCGTGACTACATGGTCAAGCTACCACCCCAGAGGGACACCCCAGGCTGTGCCGCCACACACGCCCACTCCCAGGCCTCCAGCGTCCGGGCCACTCGCTCCCAGCAGCACACACCCGTCCTATCTGGCTCTCAGCCGCTCCGGAAGAAACCTCGAATGGGCTTCTGA
- the TAF1C gene encoding TATA box-binding protein-associated factor RNA polymerase I subunit C isoform X9, whose product MLPPLIDPWDPGLTARDLLFRGGYRYRKRPRVVLDVTEQISRFLWDHGDVAFAPLGKLMLENFKLEGAGSRTKKKTVVSVKKLLQDLGGHQPWGCPWAYLSNRQRRFSILGGPILGTSVASHLAELLHEELVLRWEQLLLDEACTGGALAWVPGRTPQFGQLVYPAGGALDRLHFQEVVLTPGDNPQFLGKPGRIQLQGPVRQVVTCTVQGESKALIYTFLPHWLTCYLTPDPFHPSSALLAVRSDYHCAVWKFGKQWQPTLLQAMQVEKGATGISLSPHLPGELAICSRSGAVCLWSPEDGLQQIYKDPETLVFRDSSSWRWADFTAHPRVLTVGDRTGVKMLDTQGPPGCGLLLFRLGAEASCQKGERVLLTQYLGHSSPKCLPPTLHLICTQFSLYLVDERLPLVPMLKWNHGLPSPLLLARLLPPPRPSCVQPLLLGGQGGQLQLLHLAGEGASVPRLAGPPQSLPSRTDSLPAFPLLEPKIQWRLQERLKAPTIGLAAVVPPLPSAPTPGLVLFQLSAAGDVFYQQLRPQVDSSLRRDAGPPGDTQPDCRAPTASWTSQDTAGCSQWLKALLKVPLAPPVWTAPTFTHHQMLGSTELRREEEEGQRLGVLRKAMARGRLLLQRDLGSLPAAEPPPAPESGLEDKLSERLGEAWAGRGAAWWERQQGRTSEPGRQTRGPKRRTQLSSSFSLSGHVDPSEDTSPPHSPEWPPADALPLPPVTPPSQELTPDACAQGIPSEQRQMLRDYMVKLPPQRDTPGCAATHAHSQASSVRATRSQQHTPVLSGSQPLRKKPRMGF is encoded by the exons ATGCTGCCTCCCCTCATCG ATCCCTGGGACCCTGGCCTGACTGCCCGGGACCTGCTTTTCCGCGGAGGGTACCGGTATCGGAAGCGGCCCCGAGTCGTGCTGGATGTTACTGAGCAG atCAGCCGGTTCCTCTGGGATCATGGAGACGTAGCCTTTGCGCCCCTGGGGAAGCTGATGCTGGAGAATTTCAAGCTGGAGGGAGCAGGG AGCCGCACTAAGAAGAAGACAGTGGTCAGTGTGAAGAAGTTGCTCCAGGACCTCGGTGGACACCAGCCCTGGGG GTGTCCCTGGGCTTACCTCAGCAACCGACAGCGCCGCTTCTCTATCCTCGGGGGCCCCATCCTGGGCACGTCGGTGGCGAGCCACTTGGCAGAGCTGCTGCATGAGGAGCTGGTGCTGCGGTGGGAGCAGCTGCTTCTGGATGAGGCCTGCACTGGAGGCGCGCTGGCCTGGGTTCCTGGAAGGACACCCCAGTTCGGGCAGCTGGTCTACCCTGCTGGAGGCGCCCTGGACAGGCTGC ATTTCCAAGAGGTCGTTCTGACCCCAGGTGACAATCCCCAATTCCTTGGGAAACCTGGACGCATCCAGCTCCAGGGACCTGTCCGGCAGGTGGTGACATGCACCGTCCAGGGAGAAAGTAAGGCCCTTATATACACTTTCCTCCCTCACTGGCTGACCTGCTACCTGACCCCTGACCCTTTCCATCCCTCCTCAGCTCTGCTGGCCGTCCGCTCTGACTACCACTGTGCCGTGTGGAAGTTTGGTAAACAGTGGCAGCCAACCCTTCTGCAGGCAATGCAGGTGGAGAAAGGGGCCACAGGGATCAGCCTCAG CCCTCACCTGCCCGGGGAGCTGGCCATCTGCAGCCGCTCAGGAGCCGTCTGCCTGTGGAGCCCTGAGGATGG GCTGCAGCAAATCTACAAGGACCCTGAGACCCTCGTGTTCCGGGACTCCTCTTCGTGGCGTTGGGCAGACTTCACTGCACACCCTCGGGTGCTGACCGTGGGTGACCGCACCGGAGTGAAGATGCTCGACACTCAG GGCCCGCCGGGCTGTGGTCTGTTGCTTTTTCGTTTGGGGGCAGAGGCTTCGTGCCAGAAAGGGGAACGTGTCCTGCTTACCCAGTACCTGGGGCACTCCAGCCCCAAATGCCTCCCCCCTACTCTTCATCTCATCTGTACCCAG TTCTCTCTCTACCTAGTGGACGAGCGCCTTCCCCTGGTGCCGATGCTGAAGTGGAACCATGGCCTCCCCTCCCCGCTCCTGctggcccgactgctgcctccgCCCCGGCCCAGCTGCGTGCAGCCCCTGCTCcttggaggccagggtgggcagctgcagctgctgcaCCTGGCAG GAGAAGGGGCGTCGGTGCCCCGCCTGGCAGGCCCCCCCCAGTCTCTTCCTTCCAGGACCGACTCCCTCCCTGCATTTCCTCTGCTGGAGCCTAAGATCCAGTGGCGGCTGCAGGAGCGCCTGAAAGCACCGACCATAG GTCTGGCTGCCGTCGTCCCGCCCTTGCCCTCAGCGCCCACACCAGGCCTGGTGCTCTTCCAGCTCTCGGCGGCGGGAGATGTCTTCTATCAGCAGCTCCGCCCCCAGGTGGACTCCAGCCTCCGCAGAGATGCTGGGCCTCCTGGCGACACCCAACCTGACTGCCGTGCCCCCACAGCTTCCTGGACCTCCCAGGACACTGCCGGCTGCAGCCAGTGGCTGAAGGCCCTGCTAAAAGTGCCCCTGGCTCCTCCTGTGTGGACAGCACCCACCTTCACCCACCACCAGATGCTGGGCAGCACAGAGCTgcggagggaggaagaggaagggcagCGGCTGGGTGTGCTCCGCAAGGCCATGGCCCGAGGGCGGCTCCTGCTGCAGAGAGACCTAGGCTCCCTCCCTGCGGCAGAGCCACCCCCTGCACCCGAGTCAGGCCTAGAGGACAAGCTCAGTGAGCGCCTGGGGGAAGCCTGGGCAGGCCGAGGGGCTGCCTGGTGGGAGAGGCAGCAGGGCAGGACCTCAGAGCCCGGGAGACAGACCAGGGGGCCCAAGCGCCGGACCCAGCTGTCCAGCAGCTTTTCGCTCAGTGGCCATGTGGATCCCTCAGAGGACACCAGCCCCCCTCATAGCCCTGAGTGGCCACCTGCTGATGCTCTGCCCCTGCCCCCCGTGACCCCGCCCTCCCAGGAGTTGACTCCGGATGCATGCGCCCAGGGCATCCCATCAGAGCAGCGGCAGATGCTCCGTGACTACATGGTCAAGCTACCACCCCAGAGGGACACCCCAGGCTGTGCCGCCACACACGCCCACTCCCAGGCCTCCAGCGTCCGGGCCACTCGCTCCCAGCAGCACACACCCGTCCTATCTGGCTCTCAGCCGCTCCGGAAGAAACCTCGAATGGGCTTCTGA
- the TAF1C gene encoding TATA box-binding protein-associated factor RNA polymerase I subunit C isoform X8: MDFPGSLRPALFLTGPLGLSDVPDVSFMCSWQDALTLPEAQPQNSENGALHVTKDLLWEPATPGPLPMLPPLIDPWDPGLTARDLLFRGGYRYRKRPRVVLDVTEQISRFLWDHGDVAFAPLGKLMLENFKLEGAGSRTKKKTVVSVKKLLQDLGGHQPWGCPWAYLSNRQRRFSILGGPILGTSVASHLAELLHEELVLRWEQLLLDEACTGGALAWVPGRTPQFGQLVYPAGGALDRLHFQEVVLTPGDNPQFLGKPGRIQLQGPVRQVVTCTVQGETLLAVRSDYHCAVWKFGKQWQPTLLQAMQVEKGATGISLRLQQIYKDPETLVFRDSSSWRWADFTAHPRVLTVGDRTGVKMLDTQGPPGCGLLLFRLGAEASCQKGERVLLTQYLGHSSPKCLPPTLHLICTQFSLYLVDERLPLVPMLKWNHGLPSPLLLARLLPPPRPSCVQPLLLGGQGGQLQLLHLAGEGASVPRLAGPPQSLPSRTDSLPAFPLLEPKIQWRLQERLKAPTIGLAAVVPPLPSAPTPGLVLFQLSAAGDVFYQQLRPQVDSSLRRDAGPPGDTQPDCRAPTASWTSQDTAGCSQWLKALLKVPLAPPVWTAPTFTHHQMLGSTELRREEEEGQRLGVLRKAMARGRLLLQRDLGSLPAAEPPPAPESGLEDKLSERLGEAWAGRGAAWWERQQGRTSEPGRQTRGPKRRTQLSSSFSLSGHVDPSEDTSPPHSPEWPPADALPLPPVTPPSQELTPDACAQGIPSEQRQMLRDYMVKLPPQRDTPGCAATHAHSQASSVRATRSQQHTPVLSGSQPLRKKPRMGF, encoded by the exons ATGGACTTCCCCGGCTCCCTCCGCCCTGCGTTGTTTCTGACCGGCCCCCTTGGTCTGAGCGACGTCCCTGACGTCTCTTTCATGTGCAGCTGGCAAGACGCGCTGACTCTGCCAGAGGCCCAGCCCCAGAACTCAGAG AATGGGGCACTGCATGTGACCAAGGACCTGCTGTGGGAGCCGGCAACCCCTGGGCCTCTCCCCATGCTGCCTCCCCTCATCG ATCCCTGGGACCCTGGCCTGACTGCCCGGGACCTGCTTTTCCGCGGAGGGTACCGGTATCGGAAGCGGCCCCGAGTCGTGCTGGATGTTACTGAGCAG atCAGCCGGTTCCTCTGGGATCATGGAGACGTAGCCTTTGCGCCCCTGGGGAAGCTGATGCTGGAGAATTTCAAGCTGGAGGGAGCAGGG AGCCGCACTAAGAAGAAGACAGTGGTCAGTGTGAAGAAGTTGCTCCAGGACCTCGGTGGACACCAGCCCTGGGG GTGTCCCTGGGCTTACCTCAGCAACCGACAGCGCCGCTTCTCTATCCTCGGGGGCCCCATCCTGGGCACGTCGGTGGCGAGCCACTTGGCAGAGCTGCTGCATGAGGAGCTGGTGCTGCGGTGGGAGCAGCTGCTTCTGGATGAGGCCTGCACTGGAGGCGCGCTGGCCTGGGTTCCTGGAAGGACACCCCAGTTCGGGCAGCTGGTCTACCCTGCTGGAGGCGCCCTGGACAGGCTGC ATTTCCAAGAGGTCGTTCTGACCCCAGGTGACAATCCCCAATTCCTTGGGAAACCTGGACGCATCCAGCTCCAGGGACCTGTCCGGCAGGTGGTGACATGCACCGTCCAGGGAGAAA CTCTGCTGGCCGTCCGCTCTGACTACCACTGTGCCGTGTGGAAGTTTGGTAAACAGTGGCAGCCAACCCTTCTGCAGGCAATGCAGGTGGAGAAAGGGGCCACAGGGATCAGCCTCAG GCTGCAGCAAATCTACAAGGACCCTGAGACCCTCGTGTTCCGGGACTCCTCTTCGTGGCGTTGGGCAGACTTCACTGCACACCCTCGGGTGCTGACCGTGGGTGACCGCACCGGAGTGAAGATGCTCGACACTCAG GGCCCGCCGGGCTGTGGTCTGTTGCTTTTTCGTTTGGGGGCAGAGGCTTCGTGCCAGAAAGGGGAACGTGTCCTGCTTACCCAGTACCTGGGGCACTCCAGCCCCAAATGCCTCCCCCCTACTCTTCATCTCATCTGTACCCAG TTCTCTCTCTACCTAGTGGACGAGCGCCTTCCCCTGGTGCCGATGCTGAAGTGGAACCATGGCCTCCCCTCCCCGCTCCTGctggcccgactgctgcctccgCCCCGGCCCAGCTGCGTGCAGCCCCTGCTCcttggaggccagggtgggcagctgcagctgctgcaCCTGGCAG GAGAAGGGGCGTCGGTGCCCCGCCTGGCAGGCCCCCCCCAGTCTCTTCCTTCCAGGACCGACTCCCTCCCTGCATTTCCTCTGCTGGAGCCTAAGATCCAGTGGCGGCTGCAGGAGCGCCTGAAAGCACCGACCATAG GTCTGGCTGCCGTCGTCCCGCCCTTGCCCTCAGCGCCCACACCAGGCCTGGTGCTCTTCCAGCTCTCGGCGGCGGGAGATGTCTTCTATCAGCAGCTCCGCCCCCAGGTGGACTCCAGCCTCCGCAGAGATGCTGGGCCTCCTGGCGACACCCAACCTGACTGCCGTGCCCCCACAGCTTCCTGGACCTCCCAGGACACTGCCGGCTGCAGCCAGTGGCTGAAGGCCCTGCTAAAAGTGCCCCTGGCTCCTCCTGTGTGGACAGCACCCACCTTCACCCACCACCAGATGCTGGGCAGCACAGAGCTgcggagggaggaagaggaagggcagCGGCTGGGTGTGCTCCGCAAGGCCATGGCCCGAGGGCGGCTCCTGCTGCAGAGAGACCTAGGCTCCCTCCCTGCGGCAGAGCCACCCCCTGCACCCGAGTCAGGCCTAGAGGACAAGCTCAGTGAGCGCCTGGGGGAAGCCTGGGCAGGCCGAGGGGCTGCCTGGTGGGAGAGGCAGCAGGGCAGGACCTCAGAGCCCGGGAGACAGACCAGGGGGCCCAAGCGCCGGACCCAGCTGTCCAGCAGCTTTTCGCTCAGTGGCCATGTGGATCCCTCAGAGGACACCAGCCCCCCTCATAGCCCTGAGTGGCCACCTGCTGATGCTCTGCCCCTGCCCCCCGTGACCCCGCCCTCCCAGGAGTTGACTCCGGATGCATGCGCCCAGGGCATCCCATCAGAGCAGCGGCAGATGCTCCGTGACTACATGGTCAAGCTACCACCCCAGAGGGACACCCCAGGCTGTGCCGCCACACACGCCCACTCCCAGGCCTCCAGCGTCCGGGCCACTCGCTCCCAGCAGCACACACCCGTCCTATCTGGCTCTCAGCCGCTCCGGAAGAAACCTCGAATGGGCTTCTGA
- the TAF1C gene encoding TATA box-binding protein-associated factor RNA polymerase I subunit C isoform X4 — protein sequence MMDFPGSLRPALFLTGPLGLSDVPDVSFMCSWQDALTLPEAQPQNSENGALHVTKDLLWEPATPGPLPMLPPLIDPWDPGLTARDLLFRGGYRYRKRPRVVLDVTEQISRFLWDHGDVAFAPLGKLMLENFKLEGAGSRTKKKTVVSVKKLLQDLGGHQPWGCPWAYLSNRQRRFSILGGPILGTSVASHLAELLHEELVLRWEQLLLDEACTGGALAWVPGRTPQFGQLVYPAGGALDRLHFQEVVLTPGDNPQFLGKPGRIQLQGPVRQVVTCTVQGESKALIYTFLPHWLTCYLTPDPFHPSSALLAVRSDYHCAVWKFGKQWQPTLLQAMQVEKGATGISLRLQQIYKDPETLVFRDSSSWRWADFTAHPRVLTVGDRTGVKMLDTQGPPGCGLLLFRLGAEASCQKGERVLLTQYLGHSSPKCLPPTLHLICTQFSLYLVDERLPLVPMLKWNHGLPSPLLLARLLPPPRPSCVQPLLLGGQGGQLQLLHLAGEGASVPRLAGPPQSLPSRTDSLPAFPLLEPKIQWRLQERLKAPTIGLAAVVPPLPSAPTPGLVLFQLSAAGDVFYQQLRPQVDSSLRRDAGPPGDTQPDCRAPTASWTSQDTAGCSQWLKALLKVPLAPPVWTAPTFTHHQMLGSTELRREEEEGQRLGVLRKAMARGRLLLQRDLGSLPAAEPPPAPESGLEDKLSERLGEAWAGRGAAWWERQQGRTSEPGRQTRGPKRRTQLSSSFSLSGHVDPSEDTSPPHSPEWPPADALPLPPVTPPSQELTPDACAQGIPSEQRQMLRDYMVKLPPQRDTPGCAATHAHSQASSVRATRSQQHTPVLSGSQPLRKKPRMGF from the exons AT GATGGACTTCCCCGGCTCCCTCCGCCCTGCGTTGTTTCTGACCGGCCCCCTTGGTCTGAGCGACGTCCCTGACGTCTCTTTCATGTGCAGCTGGCAAGACGCGCTGACTCTGCCAGAGGCCCAGCCCCAGAACTCAGAG AATGGGGCACTGCATGTGACCAAGGACCTGCTGTGGGAGCCGGCAACCCCTGGGCCTCTCCCCATGCTGCCTCCCCTCATCG ATCCCTGGGACCCTGGCCTGACTGCCCGGGACCTGCTTTTCCGCGGAGGGTACCGGTATCGGAAGCGGCCCCGAGTCGTGCTGGATGTTACTGAGCAG atCAGCCGGTTCCTCTGGGATCATGGAGACGTAGCCTTTGCGCCCCTGGGGAAGCTGATGCTGGAGAATTTCAAGCTGGAGGGAGCAGGG AGCCGCACTAAGAAGAAGACAGTGGTCAGTGTGAAGAAGTTGCTCCAGGACCTCGGTGGACACCAGCCCTGGGG GTGTCCCTGGGCTTACCTCAGCAACCGACAGCGCCGCTTCTCTATCCTCGGGGGCCCCATCCTGGGCACGTCGGTGGCGAGCCACTTGGCAGAGCTGCTGCATGAGGAGCTGGTGCTGCGGTGGGAGCAGCTGCTTCTGGATGAGGCCTGCACTGGAGGCGCGCTGGCCTGGGTTCCTGGAAGGACACCCCAGTTCGGGCAGCTGGTCTACCCTGCTGGAGGCGCCCTGGACAGGCTGC ATTTCCAAGAGGTCGTTCTGACCCCAGGTGACAATCCCCAATTCCTTGGGAAACCTGGACGCATCCAGCTCCAGGGACCTGTCCGGCAGGTGGTGACATGCACCGTCCAGGGAGAAAGTAAGGCCCTTATATACACTTTCCTCCCTCACTGGCTGACCTGCTACCTGACCCCTGACCCTTTCCATCCCTCCTCAGCTCTGCTGGCCGTCCGCTCTGACTACCACTGTGCCGTGTGGAAGTTTGGTAAACAGTGGCAGCCAACCCTTCTGCAGGCAATGCAGGTGGAGAAAGGGGCCACAGGGATCAGCCTCAG GCTGCAGCAAATCTACAAGGACCCTGAGACCCTCGTGTTCCGGGACTCCTCTTCGTGGCGTTGGGCAGACTTCACTGCACACCCTCGGGTGCTGACCGTGGGTGACCGCACCGGAGTGAAGATGCTCGACACTCAG GGCCCGCCGGGCTGTGGTCTGTTGCTTTTTCGTTTGGGGGCAGAGGCTTCGTGCCAGAAAGGGGAACGTGTCCTGCTTACCCAGTACCTGGGGCACTCCAGCCCCAAATGCCTCCCCCCTACTCTTCATCTCATCTGTACCCAG TTCTCTCTCTACCTAGTGGACGAGCGCCTTCCCCTGGTGCCGATGCTGAAGTGGAACCATGGCCTCCCCTCCCCGCTCCTGctggcccgactgctgcctccgCCCCGGCCCAGCTGCGTGCAGCCCCTGCTCcttggaggccagggtgggcagctgcagctgctgcaCCTGGCAG GAGAAGGGGCGTCGGTGCCCCGCCTGGCAGGCCCCCCCCAGTCTCTTCCTTCCAGGACCGACTCCCTCCCTGCATTTCCTCTGCTGGAGCCTAAGATCCAGTGGCGGCTGCAGGAGCGCCTGAAAGCACCGACCATAG GTCTGGCTGCCGTCGTCCCGCCCTTGCCCTCAGCGCCCACACCAGGCCTGGTGCTCTTCCAGCTCTCGGCGGCGGGAGATGTCTTCTATCAGCAGCTCCGCCCCCAGGTGGACTCCAGCCTCCGCAGAGATGCTGGGCCTCCTGGCGACACCCAACCTGACTGCCGTGCCCCCACAGCTTCCTGGACCTCCCAGGACACTGCCGGCTGCAGCCAGTGGCTGAAGGCCCTGCTAAAAGTGCCCCTGGCTCCTCCTGTGTGGACAGCACCCACCTTCACCCACCACCAGATGCTGGGCAGCACAGAGCTgcggagggaggaagaggaagggcagCGGCTGGGTGTGCTCCGCAAGGCCATGGCCCGAGGGCGGCTCCTGCTGCAGAGAGACCTAGGCTCCCTCCCTGCGGCAGAGCCACCCCCTGCACCCGAGTCAGGCCTAGAGGACAAGCTCAGTGAGCGCCTGGGGGAAGCCTGGGCAGGCCGAGGGGCTGCCTGGTGGGAGAGGCAGCAGGGCAGGACCTCAGAGCCCGGGAGACAGACCAGGGGGCCCAAGCGCCGGACCCAGCTGTCCAGCAGCTTTTCGCTCAGTGGCCATGTGGATCCCTCAGAGGACACCAGCCCCCCTCATAGCCCTGAGTGGCCACCTGCTGATGCTCTGCCCCTGCCCCCCGTGACCCCGCCCTCCCAGGAGTTGACTCCGGATGCATGCGCCCAGGGCATCCCATCAGAGCAGCGGCAGATGCTCCGTGACTACATGGTCAAGCTACCACCCCAGAGGGACACCCCAGGCTGTGCCGCCACACACGCCCACTCCCAGGCCTCCAGCGTCCGGGCCACTCGCTCCCAGCAGCACACACCCGTCCTATCTGGCTCTCAGCCGCTCCGGAAGAAACCTCGAATGGGCTTCTGA